In the Nerophis ophidion isolate RoL-2023_Sa linkage group LG01, RoL_Noph_v1.0, whole genome shotgun sequence genome, one interval contains:
- the ints12 gene encoding integrator complex subunit 12 has protein sequence MAGPVSLELDPIFLKGLSYLHSKSKDSAEKLKALLDESLARGSDSSYRSSLKDLDVSKGSLSKLSLNKQDSKSSSSSSSSSISSKSSSEKSKKDGDRRSSEKVRVDSSDVDPPKKPRLEKPENRSSPVTVQTSKDLLTNISDYDETSADDFAMEMGLACVVCRQMTVSMGNQLVECQECHNLYHQDCHKPQVTDKEVNDPRLVWYCARCTRQMKRMAQKPPQKPSPASASSAPVVKDTLVKKTELKTKPDTASTFQAFKRTEVKTSTTPSNPTSSNSSSSGSGLTGWAAFGAKTSPSLPVSSKLSSSGPSGSNKAMTTPPGQKPLSLSGFAGTKSGLGAAKIPGSGNGNGSSQVSLKPPPLTLGKQPLNRSSSCESQGKGSASSGASSPNSSQASPGSSGTAGNNNGGGNGNNGNGSKVPPGDKAQTSQESQLNAMKRLHLVKKKAAQKKLKK, from the exons ATGGCTGGACCTGTCAGTTTGGAGTTGGACCCCATCTTCCTAAAGGGGCTGAGTTACCTTCATTCCAAGAGTAAAGATTCAGCCGAAAAGCTCAAAGCTCTTCTGGATGAGTCGCTTGCAAGGGGAAGCGATTCTTCTTACCGCTCGTCCCTAAAA GATTTGGATGTGTCCAAAGGATCTTTGTCAAAACTTAGCTTAAATAAACAAGACTCCAAGTCCTCCTCCAGTTCCTCATCCTCCAGCATCAGCAGCAAATCCAGCTCTGAAAAGAGTAAAAAAGACGGAGACAGAAGATCCTCTGAAAAG GTCAGGGTTGACTCGAGTGACGTTGACCCCCCGAAAAAGCCTCGTTTAGAGAAACCGGAGAACCGTTCGTCGCCGGTTACCGTGCAGACGAGCAAGGACCTCTTGACGAACATCAGCGACTATGATGAGACCAGTGCTGATGACTTTGCCATGGAGATGGGCCTGGCATGTGTGGTTTGTAG ACAAATGACCGTGTCCATGGGAAATCAGTTAGTAGAGTGCCAGGAATGCCATAACTTGTACCACCAGGACTGCCACAAGCCCCAAGTAACAGACAAAGAGGTCAATGATCCCAGGCTGGTGTGGTATTGCGCTCGTTGCACCAGACAAATGAAGCGTATG GCCCAAAAGCCTCCACAGAAGCCATCCCCAGCCTCGGCCTCGTCAGCACCTGTTGTAAAAGACACACTGGTGAAGAAGACAGAACTGAAAACCAAGCCGGACACCGCAAGCACCTTCCAGGCCTTTAAACGGACCGAAgtcaag ACCTCCACAACGCCGTCCAATCCCACCAGCAGCAACTCCTCCTCATCAGGTAGCGGTCTAACAGGCTGGGCCGCATTCGGCGCCAAAACAAGCCCATCTCTTCCTGTCAGCTCCAAACTGAGTTCTTCGGGACCAAGTGGAAGCAACAAGGCCATGACTACTCCCCCTGGCCAGAAACCACTTAGTCTTTCCGGGTTTGCCGGAACCAAGTCTGGACTCGGGGCTGCGAAGATTCCCGGGAGCGGCAACGGAAATGGCTCCAGCCAGGTCTCCCTTAAGCCACCGCCACTAACTCTGGGCAAACAGCCGCTGAACCGATCATCTAGCTGCGAGAGCCAGGGGAAGGGTTCTGCCTCGTCAGGGGCGAGTTCACCGAACAGCTCACAGGCAAGTCCGGGAAGTAGTGGAACAGCGGGAAATAATAACGGAGGAGGTAATGGGAACAACGGGAATGGATCAAAAGTTCCACCGGGTGATAAAGCACAAACATCCCAAGAGTCCCAGCTCAACGCCATGAAGCGGTTACACCTGGTGAAAAAAAAGGCGGCACAGAAGAAGCTAAAAAAATAA